The genomic segment TACATTTTTTGTCGTAATTTTGAATTGGTTCTAAAAATTATATGTTTTTTGGGATTTTACAAAACATTTTTATCGAGATTCGATTTTTAGGGGCTATACACTTATTTTTGGGCATACGAATCCCTGGGCACTGGATATTTTTTAAAAAATGAAATCTATTAAATATAACATCGAATCCGTTGGATTCGCCTCAAGACGGCGTAAAATTCTGCTTGATAAACATGCGAACTAGAAAGTCTTAAATAGATCCGTCTCGCAGTGCTGACTAGCTTTCCGGCTACTTTGAATAAACGAAGACGAATGGTATTTACTTGAAGATTTTTCCAATTCTTTTCAAAACAGATTGTACGCATAAAATTGATAATATTATAAGCTATTACACTGATTATCATACGCGCGTGATTTTCGATGAACCGTGGACTATCCGTCTTGTCAAAATAGAAGCTGTTTTTGGCTTCTTTGATGTAATTTTCCATAGTGCCTCGCTTATTATACGTTTCAAAAACTCTCTTTGGTATGATGTTTTCCGAGAAACTGGTAATAATAAAAGTATGGTTAAAGAGTAACTCTCCAGCTTCTCGAGTTGAACGAATACATACTCGACGAGGTATAGTCCAAGAGCCGGCTTGATATGAAACAGAATGATAATAAGTTTCTTTCTCATCCCAAGGATGATTATCATCGTAGTAGACAAGTTCTTCAGCTAGACGAGTTAAATTTCGATTGCTCTTTAAACGAATCACATAGTCACAACCGGAGGCTTCACATAATTCATAGATTTCAGGTGTTGCGAAACCACTATCTCCACGGACTAAGATATCTGTCGTAGGAATTGCTTGGTGATAATGATCTAAGAGTGGCTTAAGAAATGTATTTACTCCATTGGAAGTATATTGGTTTCCTGAACGAAGTTTAGCTTTTAAAAAGTCACCAGTTAATCCATCAAAAGCGACTAATGGATGATAACCGTTCGTTCTATAATGGGCATTATAATCTGTCTGTTCTTGGCTACCGAAGGTATCTGAATGTGTAGAATCCAAATCGATTATCATATCGGTATCATTACGAATAAGTCGTGCTTGATCAATCAATACTTGGTTAAGTGTTTGTAAATCTTCAATTGTTTGTTCAGTAAATCGATCGAAAAATCGAGAGATAGAGGGCTGGGAAGCCCATACACCATCAGTCGAAAGAGTCTGTAATACTGGATCATGCTGTAAGATATTTGCTGATATATCAGCTTTATAGCCAGCGATAAGCTGAAAAAGTAATTGTTTCAGGATTTTATGATTATCATGTTGCCAGTAGCGGCGGTCTTCTTTAAACGAAACGAAGTCTTTAGAATGCTCTGTAAAATGAAAAGCATCCATGAATTCGTCGACCAGTGCCAAACCAGAATCACTCGATAAACGACCACCTGTATGAGAGACATATAAATTATTATTGAATTTTACTGTAGTTTCTTGTAAAGTAACCATTGAGAGGACCCCTTTCTATTGGTTGTTTGTCGTGAATTAACCATATCAGAAAGGGGTTCTTTTTTCATCACCTAACGGGTGATGAAGCAATTTATTACAAGTACTATAATCACAACGTTAATTAACGTTTTTAGAAAAATTATGAATTATTCAGGGTTTAAAAACACCATTATTTTGTAAATCGATTCGAACGTGCTTTCTCCATTCCTTGATATTATTTATTGCATTTTCTTCTCCGCCTAAGTATATACCTTCGATTGTCATCGGCCAATTTCTATATTGGCGTTTCCTTTCGATATTCGGTAAAGGGTTGGTTATTTTATCTATTTTTGAAACCAACTGCCGATTTTTACGAAGGATATAGTCGGTTGACCACTGATTATCATATGCATCAATAAATAATTCCACCATAAGTTTATATGCATTCTTTGTATAGTTAGAGGGGTGTTGAATCATATAACTAGCGACAAGCCAAAAGTGTAAGTCATACAATTCAGGGTCATTGTGTTCCCAAATCAATGGAAATTGAAACATTTCATAGCAGGAAAAGCCATCTGTTTCTCTTGCACCACATTCAATGCATCTTCCGTTTTTCATGATCGTATTGTTATCAACCATTCTAAACAGCTCCTTTGTATCAATTAAATTCACTTTTTATTGTACAGCATAACGCAGCGTAAAGGTCAATATTTCAGTCAAATTTTTTCAATAAAAAAAAGTGGCGTTGCAGTTCTGTAAGAATCTGTTGCCTAATTTCCTTAAAGATTCAAATATAACCTAAAAGTTTAGGATATATTTAATATACCTGAATAATTCATACCTCTAATTTCAGAGGCTGTTTTATCAATACTGTTATATTTTCTTTATCGTTTTCCATTTTCTATCCTAATTATTTATTTTTTTCGGTCTACTTAATTATTTTGAGACTTTTCACTTTTTGAACTCAAATTTTAGGCGCACTTCTTCCTGGGCCATTTAAACTTTTTAAAAATCAGGTTCTTTAAATGTACTGCCGAATCCTTTGGATTTTCCTGAATACGGCATAAAACTCTCGCTGA from the Carnobacterium inhibens subsp. inhibens DSM 13024 genome contains:
- a CDS encoding IS1380 family transposase gives rise to the protein MVTLQETTVKFNNNLYVSHTGGRLSSDSGLALVDEFMDAFHFTEHSKDFVSFKEDRRYWQHDNHKILKQLLFQLIAGYKADISANILQHDPVLQTLSTDGVWASQPSISRFFDRFTEQTIEDLQTLNQVLIDQARLIRNDTDMIIDLDSTHSDTFGSQEQTDYNAHYRTNGYHPLVAFDGLTGDFLKAKLRSGNQYTSNGVNTFLKPLLDHYHQAIPTTDILVRGDSGFATPEIYELCEASGCDYVIRLKSNRNLTRLAEELVYYDDNHPWDEKETYYHSVSYQAGSWTIPRRVCIRSTREAGELLFNHTFIITSFSENIIPKRVFETYNKRGTMENYIKEAKNSFYFDKTDSPRFIENHARMIISVIAYNIINFMRTICFEKNWKNLQVNTIRLRLFKVAGKLVSTARRIYLRLSSSHVYQAEFYAVLRRIQRIRCYI
- a CDS encoding DUF5946 family protein, with the protein product MVDNNTIMKNGRCIECGARETDGFSCYEMFQFPLIWEHNDPELYDLHFWLVASYMIQHPSNYTKNAYKLMVELFIDAYDNQWSTDYILRKNRQLVSKIDKITNPLPNIERKRQYRNWPMTIEGIYLGGEENAINNIKEWRKHVRIDLQNNGVFKP